A single region of the Montipora capricornis isolate CH-2021 chromosome 13, ASM3666992v2, whole genome shotgun sequence genome encodes:
- the LOC138030885 gene encoding uncharacterized protein translates to MVDAKSSMELCVNDIKIWLQSHFLKLNDKTELLLVHSKYRQMPPLLPVVVGNEMIMPTECARNIGVMFDHNLTMDQQITSVCKSAFFHISNIRKIRKYISQHAAEIIVHSLATSRLDNCNALLCGVPKNLTARLQRIQNCAARLIVGSSKHDHIHPVLKCLHCLPVESRIAFKTLVLTFKARERISPKYLQDLITDYVPTRSLRSASKCLLKVPNYNLESYGKRAFSVAGPLLWNSLPMDIRSQKSLATFKEKLKTFLFIKSFS, encoded by the coding sequence ATGGTAGATGCGAAATCGTCTATGGAACTGTGTGTTAATGATATCAAGATCTGGCTGCAgtctcattttttaaaattaaatgataAAACTGAACTTCTCCTTGTTCATTCTAAATACAGACAAATGCCGCCTCTGCTtcctgttgttgttggaaatgaAATGATTATGCCAACTGAATGTGCTAGAAATATTGGTGTTATGTTTGATCACAACTTGACTATGGATCAACAAATCACTTCTGTCTGCAAATCTGCATTTTTTCACATAAGTAACATTAGGAAAATCAGGAAATACATATCTCAACATGCTGCTGAAATCATTGTCCACTCATTAGCTACGTCCAGACTTGATAACTGTAATGCTTTACTTTGCGGTGTTCCTAAGAATCTCACTGCAAGACTTCAACGCATCCAGAATTGTGCAGCACGCCTGATAGTTGGATCGAGTAAACATGATCATATTCATCCTGTCCTTAAGTGCCTCCACTGTTTGCCTGTCGAGAGTAGGATCGCGTTCAAGACTCTAGTCCTTACTTTTAAGGCACGTGAGAGGATTTCTCCTAAGTATCTACAAGACCTCATTACTGACTATGTGCCAACCAGAAGTCTTCGATCTGCTTCGAAGTGTCTACTGAAGGTCCCAAACTACAACTTGGAATCGTATGGAAAAAGGGCCTTTTCTGTTGCAGGGCCATTGTTGTGGAATTCCCTGCCAATGGATATTAGGTCTCAAAAATCTTTAGCCACTTTTAAGGAAAAGCTgaagacatttctttttattaagagtttttcttaa